The following are from one region of the Nicotiana tomentosiformis chromosome 7, ASM39032v3, whole genome shotgun sequence genome:
- the LOC104118140 gene encoding uncharacterized protein has protein sequence MANHKKEEVKPVLGYERSESFYQTDGHNNYQQFHPNAAQPLNLYDYNEQPNHNYPARPLPYVSPEVRQGFSFARVMLCLMVFLILFASLMSMVAWSVFSSYWPTIKVESFVVRSFEISNGSLLKANWETKVSVKNTNHRSSIVVEQAESSLVYKYVVLDTTSLVDHLEIAKESTLMLLDAFAFPNSKRSFTGDSVHNEMAKDQGRGHILFDLKIDVQVIFKSGVLEKRNKIRVYCEKIKLNFQNGSPIPTWDGSKSECING, from the coding sequence ATGGCAAATCATAAAAAGGAAGAAGTAAAACCAGTTTTGGGTTATGAAAGATCAGAAAGTTTCTACCAAACAGATGGTCATAATAATTATCAGCAATTTCATCCAAATGCAGCACAACCCCTTAATTTGTATGATTATAATGAACAACCTAATCATAATTATCCAGCTAGACCTCTACCTTATGTATCCCCTGAAGTTAGGCAAGGATTCTCTTTCGCCCGTGTAATGCTCTGTCTAATGGTATTTTTAATCTTGTTTGCATCTCTTATGAGCATGGTCGCATGGTCAGTATTTTCATCATATTGGCCAACAATTAAGGTAGAATCATTCGTTGTTCGTTCCTTTGAGATTTCCAACGGATCGTTGCTGAAAGCAAATTGGGAAACCAAAGTATCTGTGAAAAATACAAATCATCGTTCATCAATCGTGGTAGAGCAGGCAGAGAGTAGCTTGGTATACAAGTATGTTGTTCTTGACACGACTTCGTTGGTTGATCATTTGGAAATAGCAAAAGAGAGTACCCTCATGTTGCTTGACGCTTTTGCATTTCCCAATTCTAAACGGAGCTTCACCGGGGATTCGGTGCACAATGAAATGGCTAAAGATCAAGGAAGAGGGCACATTCTCTTTGATTTGAAAATTGATGTTCAAGTCATATTTAAGTCCGGGGTTTTGGAGAAGAGAAACAAGATCCGTGTGTATTGTGAAAAAATTAAATTGAATTTCCAAAATGGTTCCCCGATTCCAACGTGGGATGGTTCTAAAAGTGAATGTATAAATGGTTGA